From one Nycticebus coucang isolate mNycCou1 chromosome 14, mNycCou1.pri, whole genome shotgun sequence genomic stretch:
- the LOC128564705 gene encoding 60S ribosomal protein L15: MGAYKYIQELWRKKQSDVMRFLLRVRCWQYRQLSALHRAPRPTRPDKARRLGYKAKQGYVIYRIRVRRGGRKRPVPKGATYGKPVHHGVNQLKFARSLQSVAEERAGRHCGALRVLNSYWVGEDSTYKFFEVILIDPFHKAIRRNPDTQWITKPVHKHREMRGLTSAGRKSRGLGKGHKFHHTIGGSRRAAWRRRNTLQLHRYR; this comes from the coding sequence ATGGGTGCATACAAGTACATCCAGGAGCTGTGGAGGAAGAAGCAGTCTGATGTGATGCGCTTTCTTCTGAGGGTCCGCTGCTGGCAGTACCGCCAGCTCTCTGCGCTCCACAGGGCTCCCCGCCCCACCCGGCCGGATAAAGCGCGCAGACTGGGATACAAGGCTAAGCAAGGTTATGTCATATACAGGATTCGTGTGCGCCGTGGTGGCCGCAAGCGCCCAGTTCCTAAGGGTGCAACCTATGGCAAGCCTGTGCATCATGGTGTTAACCAGCTAAAGTTTGCTCGAAGCCTGCAGTCTGTTGCTGAGGAGCGAGCTGGACGCCACTGTGGGGCTCTAAGAGTCCTGAATTCTTACTGGGTTGGTGAAGATTCAACGTACAAATTTTTTGAGGTTATCCTCATTGATCCATTCCATAAAGCTATCAGAAGAAATCCTGACACCCAGTGGATCACCAAACCAGTCCACAAGCACAGGGAGATGCGTGGGCTGACATCTGCTGGCCGGAAGAGCCGTGGCCTTGGAAAGGGCCATAAGTTCCACCACACTATTGGTGGTTCCCGCCGTGCAGCTTGGAGAAGACGCAATACTCTCCAGCTCCACCGTTACCGCTAA